The proteins below are encoded in one region of Nocardioides marmorisolisilvae:
- a CDS encoding anti-sigma factor, with protein MNADQPGSIHALSGAYAVDALDDLERARFEVHLAECADCRAEVDSLREAAAGLAELAPVPPPAGLRDRVLADVARVRPLPPLEAHPSTSSDAGSTGLRRHPRARRALHWPLLAAAAMVLAIVGFGSVVQPWQHDTNQGRISAVDQVLRATDAQRVASTLPDGGRATLVRSVSQRRAVLLTHDLRPAPGGHVYELWLQSPDGRMEPAGLMSSGGDRAVLLHGDAAVAKAAGITIEPAGGSAQPTTQPIALFDLGTAS; from the coding sequence GTGAACGCCGACCAGCCAGGCTCGATCCACGCTCTGTCCGGCGCCTACGCGGTGGACGCGCTCGACGATCTCGAGAGGGCCCGGTTCGAGGTGCACCTCGCCGAGTGCGCGGACTGCCGCGCCGAGGTGGACAGTCTGCGCGAGGCCGCCGCCGGGCTCGCCGAGCTCGCCCCCGTCCCGCCGCCAGCCGGTCTGCGCGACCGGGTGCTCGCCGATGTCGCCCGGGTGCGCCCGCTGCCGCCCCTCGAGGCCCACCCGAGCACCAGCAGCGATGCCGGGAGCACCGGGCTCCGCCGGCACCCCCGAGCCCGTCGGGCCCTGCACTGGCCACTGCTGGCCGCGGCCGCGATGGTGCTTGCCATCGTCGGCTTCGGCTCGGTCGTCCAGCCGTGGCAGCACGACACCAACCAGGGCCGCATCTCCGCGGTCGACCAGGTTCTTCGCGCCACCGACGCCCAGCGGGTCGCCAGCACGCTGCCCGACGGCGGCCGGGCCACCCTGGTCCGCTCGGTCTCCCAGCGCAGAGCGGTGCTGCTCACCCACGATCTCCGGCCCGCTCCGGGTGGCCACGTCTACGAGCTCTGGCTGCAGTCGCCCGACGGGAGGATGGAGCCGGCTGGGCTGATGTCCTCCGGTGGCGACCGGGCCGTCCTGCTGCACGGCGATGCCGCCGTGGCCAAGGCGGCGGGAATCACCATCGAACCGGCCGGGGGATCCGCACAGCCGACGACCCAGCCCATCGCGCTGTTCGACCTGGGGACGGCGTCGTGA
- a CDS encoding fasciclin domain-containing protein: MKTTTLRRTGALALAAALSLGVSACGSSSSDNSPANASAKSGSSSTMAENAGTQTFGPGCKLIPKNGAGSFNGMATAPVATAASANPLLTTLVAAVGKAGLADTLNSAKSLTVFAPTDDAFNKIPKKALAGVLADKATLTKILTHHVIAGKLSPSQLAGTHKTLAGDTVTVKGSGSNFTVDGAKVLCGNIPTANATVYVIDSVLMP; the protein is encoded by the coding sequence ATGAAGACCACCACCCTCCGACGTACCGGGGCCCTGGCCCTCGCCGCCGCGCTGTCCCTCGGCGTCAGCGCCTGCGGCAGCAGCAGCTCCGACAACTCGCCGGCCAACGCTTCGGCCAAGTCGGGCTCGAGCAGCACGATGGCCGAGAACGCCGGCACCCAGACCTTCGGTCCGGGCTGCAAGCTGATCCCCAAGAACGGCGCCGGATCCTTCAACGGCATGGCCACCGCACCGGTCGCCACCGCCGCGAGCGCCAACCCGCTGCTGACGACCCTGGTCGCCGCAGTCGGCAAGGCCGGCCTGGCCGACACCCTCAACTCGGCCAAGTCGCTCACCGTCTTCGCGCCGACCGACGACGCCTTCAACAAGATCCCCAAGAAGGCACTCGCCGGCGTACTCGCCGACAAGGCGACGCTGACCAAGATCCTGACCCACCACGTGATCGCCGGAAAGCTCTCCCCGAGCCAGCTCGCGGGCACCCACAAGACCCTCGCGGGCGACACCGTCACCGTGAAGGGCTCAGGCAGCAACTTCACCGTCGACGGCGCCAAGGTGCTGTGTGGGAACATCCCGACCGCGAACGCCACGGTCTACGTCATCGACTCGGTGTTGATGCCCTGA
- the sigK gene encoding ECF RNA polymerase sigma factor SigK has translation MPPLRPVPSGDPSPEGKATPTPLADLLVRSARGDESAFATLYDATAARAHGLVLRVVRDPAQAEEVTQEVYLEIWRTASRFDPSRGSALSWLLTIAHRRAVDRVRSAEAASRNDTTYHRQSGVIEHDETAERAEASMEARRVRSVLQSLTDVQREAVELAYFGGYTHTEVARMLDLPVGTAKTRIRDGLIRMRDAMGVAQ, from the coding sequence ATGCCTCCACTCCGCCCCGTTCCCTCCGGCGACCCGTCGCCGGAGGGAAAGGCGACGCCCACACCACTCGCTGACCTGCTCGTCCGGTCCGCCCGAGGCGACGAGTCCGCGTTCGCGACGCTGTACGACGCGACCGCAGCGCGCGCCCACGGCCTCGTGCTCCGGGTCGTGCGCGACCCGGCCCAGGCCGAGGAGGTCACCCAGGAGGTGTACCTCGAGATCTGGCGTACGGCGTCCCGGTTCGACCCCAGCCGGGGCAGTGCCCTCTCATGGCTACTCACCATCGCGCACCGACGCGCGGTGGACCGGGTGCGATCCGCGGAGGCCGCGAGCCGGAACGACACGACCTACCACCGCCAGAGCGGCGTCATCGAGCACGACGAGACCGCCGAGAGGGCGGAGGCCTCGATGGAGGCCCGTCGGGTGCGCAGCGTGCTGCAGTCGCTCACCGACGTGCAACGAGAAGCCGTGGAGCTCGCCTACTTCGGCGGCTACACGCATACAGAAGTGGCCCGCATGCTCGACCTTCCCGTCGGCACGGCCAAGACCCGCATCCGAGACGGCCTGATCCGGATGCGCGACGCGATGGGGGTGGCCCAGTGA
- a CDS encoding cyclopropane-fatty-acyl-phospholipid synthase family protein gives MSALLDTRTDRHGGVAAELARALRPVTGGELPVRLRAWDGSEAGPQGAPRVTITSPTALRRVLWHPGELGAAQAYVRGEIIVEGDLDATLTHVRSVVAERSLAGTRPPVGGLLTALRTAARLGALGPRPPSPASQSHVRGRLHTRERDRSAISHHYDLSNAFYATILDERMAYSSAYWTSEDADQTLEEAQADKLALVCRKVGLVPGSRLLDVGCGWGSLSLFAAEHFDAQVTGVTISAEQKAFIDARIAERGLDERVEIRLQDYRDALTDPRTGPGSFDAVASIEMGEHVGRDNYPTYVGVLRDAVRPGGRVLIQQMSRRGRHPGGGPFIESFIAPDMHMRPVGETVALIEAGGLEVRDVHALREHYVRTVDHWLRRFEAHLDDLRALVPEEVIRVWRLYLVGGRMAFRDGRMGVDQILAIRPGDHDLPQVRSW, from the coding sequence ATGAGCGCCCTCCTCGACACGCGCACCGACCGACACGGGGGCGTGGCCGCCGAGCTCGCCAGGGCGCTGCGGCCGGTCACCGGTGGGGAGCTCCCGGTGCGGCTGCGGGCCTGGGACGGCTCCGAGGCAGGTCCGCAGGGCGCTCCCCGGGTCACGATCACCTCTCCGACCGCGCTGCGACGGGTGCTCTGGCACCCCGGCGAGCTGGGCGCGGCCCAGGCTTACGTGCGCGGCGAGATCATCGTGGAGGGCGACCTCGACGCCACCTTGACCCATGTCCGGTCGGTGGTCGCCGAGCGGAGCCTCGCGGGCACCCGGCCGCCGGTCGGAGGCCTGCTGACCGCCCTCCGCACCGCCGCCCGCCTCGGCGCGCTGGGGCCCCGCCCGCCGTCGCCGGCGTCCCAGTCCCACGTCCGAGGACGCCTGCACACCCGCGAGCGGGACCGCTCCGCGATCAGCCACCACTACGACTTGTCCAACGCGTTCTACGCCACCATCCTCGACGAGCGCATGGCCTACTCCTCGGCGTACTGGACCAGCGAGGACGCCGACCAGACCCTCGAGGAGGCTCAGGCCGACAAGCTGGCCCTGGTCTGTCGCAAGGTCGGATTGGTGCCCGGCAGCCGACTGCTCGACGTCGGCTGCGGCTGGGGCTCGCTGTCCCTGTTCGCCGCCGAGCACTTCGACGCCCAAGTGACCGGCGTGACGATCTCGGCGGAGCAGAAGGCGTTCATCGACGCACGGATCGCCGAGCGTGGGCTGGACGAACGGGTCGAGATCCGGCTGCAGGACTACCGCGACGCGCTGACCGATCCGCGCACCGGCCCCGGCAGCTTCGATGCCGTCGCCTCCATCGAGATGGGTGAGCACGTCGGGCGCGACAACTACCCGACGTACGTCGGAGTGCTTCGCGACGCCGTTCGGCCCGGCGGTCGGGTCCTCATCCAGCAGATGTCCCGTCGTGGACGGCATCCCGGAGGCGGACCGTTCATCGAGTCCTTCATCGCGCCGGACATGCACATGCGGCCGGTCGGCGAGACGGTCGCGTTGATCGAGGCCGGCGGGCTGGAGGTGCGCGACGTGCACGCGCTGCGCGAGCACTACGTGCGCACCGTCGATCACTGGCTGCGGCGGTTCGAGGCGCACCTGGACGACCTGCGTGCGCTGGTGCCCGAGGAGGTGATCCGGGT
- a CDS encoding molybdopterin-dependent oxidoreductase translates to MHRPPARPDLSGRSPATLAALGGVLAALVGSAAGQLVAAVTDPASAPVLAVGSTVIDLTPTPVKEWAVSHFGTHDKTILVGSVLVGTLVLAAIAGLIARRRFVRGAALLVLLVAMAGAAAVRRPTGSAADLVPAVVTAIVGVVALWLLRRAADRAGRPTGTDATEPAQSAPAPNRRVFLVGAGVTVVLAAGLAGAGRAISVARSRLSDIVLPRAAKPLPPLPAGLERQYPGISALATPNREFYRVDTNLTVPVVDQGGWSLVVDGDVARRIELSYDDLLGMPLVEHGITLTCVSNEVGGQYVGAARWLGVPLAALMDRAGVDTGNLPSRGQLLSTAVDGFTISTPLDVALDGRDTMIAVGMNGAALPREHGFPARLVTPGVYGFVGATKWLTRLTLTSYGEHRAYWTRRGWATQAPIKISSRIDTPSPLSRIKPGDHVIGGVAWAQEHGIARVEVSIDGGAWRTARLGPDVGIDYWRQWYLPWHAAPGQHELAVRATSADGVVQTPVRATPFPAGSSGIQKIVVTAA, encoded by the coding sequence ATGCATCGACCGCCCGCCCGACCTGACCTCAGCGGGCGGTCCCCCGCGACCCTCGCCGCCCTCGGTGGCGTCCTCGCCGCGCTCGTCGGAAGCGCAGCCGGCCAACTCGTCGCCGCAGTGACCGACCCGGCCTCGGCCCCGGTGCTCGCCGTCGGATCGACCGTGATCGACCTGACGCCCACCCCGGTCAAGGAGTGGGCGGTCAGCCACTTCGGCACCCACGACAAGACGATCCTGGTCGGCAGCGTGCTGGTCGGCACCCTGGTGCTGGCCGCCATCGCCGGACTGATCGCCCGACGCAGGTTCGTCCGCGGAGCCGCGCTGCTGGTGCTGCTGGTCGCGATGGCCGGCGCCGCCGCCGTACGGCGACCCACCGGATCGGCGGCGGACCTGGTGCCCGCCGTGGTGACGGCCATCGTGGGCGTGGTCGCCCTCTGGCTGCTCCGTCGTGCGGCCGACCGCGCCGGACGACCGACCGGCACCGACGCCACCGAGCCCGCGCAGTCAGCACCGGCCCCGAACCGTCGCGTCTTCCTGGTCGGTGCCGGGGTCACTGTCGTGCTCGCGGCCGGACTGGCCGGCGCCGGCCGGGCAATCAGCGTTGCCCGCAGCCGGCTCTCCGACATCGTGCTGCCCAGGGCCGCCAAGCCATTGCCGCCGCTGCCGGCCGGCCTGGAGCGCCAGTATCCCGGGATCTCCGCGCTGGCCACGCCCAACCGCGAGTTCTACCGTGTGGACACCAACCTGACCGTCCCCGTCGTGGACCAGGGCGGCTGGTCCCTGGTGGTGGACGGCGACGTGGCCCGCCGCATCGAGCTCAGCTACGACGACCTCCTCGGCATGCCCCTCGTCGAGCACGGCATCACTCTCACCTGCGTCTCCAACGAGGTCGGCGGGCAGTACGTCGGGGCGGCCCGCTGGCTCGGCGTCCCGCTGGCCGCCCTGATGGACCGGGCTGGGGTCGACACCGGGAACCTTCCGAGCCGTGGCCAACTGCTGTCCACGGCGGTGGACGGCTTCACGATCAGCACACCGCTCGACGTGGCACTCGACGGCCGCGACACGATGATCGCGGTCGGTATGAACGGCGCCGCGCTCCCTCGCGAGCACGGCTTTCCGGCGCGGCTCGTCACCCCGGGCGTCTACGGGTTCGTCGGCGCCACCAAGTGGCTGACCCGGCTCACGCTCACCTCGTACGGCGAGCACCGCGCCTACTGGACCCGCCGCGGGTGGGCCACCCAGGCACCCATCAAGATCTCCAGCAGGATCGACACCCCGAGCCCCCTCTCGCGAATCAAGCCGGGCGACCACGTGATCGGCGGGGTCGCCTGGGCGCAGGAGCACGGGATCGCACGGGTCGAGGTCAGCATCGACGGCGGCGCCTGGCGCACCGCCCGGCTCGGCCCCGACGTCGGCATCGACTACTGGCGCCAGTGGTACCTGCCCTGGCACGCCGCCCCTGGCCAGCACGAGCTGGCCGTACGGGCGACCAGCGCGGACGGCGTGGTCCAGACGCCCGTGCGCGCCACGCCCTTCCCTGCCGGCTCGAGCGGGATCCAGAAGATCGTGGTGACGGCCGCATGA
- a CDS encoding uroporphyrinogen decarboxylase/cobalamine-independent methonine synthase family protein encodes MSSEPRPETGAPPGDEPTQARGAAATGIGSMPGEDFAEAVRTVFGELPDLPHLPELPARGVTAAMPGRTLAVVSELGFDLQPAGWRLTDASGVDHRRARSLLAQDLDTLEDLTEGYVGPLKLQLAGPWTLAATVERPRGDRVLGDVGARRELAQALALGIGEHVADVRRRVPGASVLVQLDEPALPGVLAGQVPTSSGFHRHRAVDTPRASEALEWAFAAVAEAGAESVAHCCAADVPVGLLRGAGAGAVSVDLAVLAASAYDDLGTTLDAGQRVLLGVLPAVDPSGSTGRSSGAAAASAAARAVADRVLRLLDMLGFDPDAVAGRLVLTPACGLAGASPSYARDALRLLREAARLFPG; translated from the coding sequence ATGAGCAGCGAACCCCGACCGGAGACAGGCGCACCGCCAGGGGACGAGCCCACGCAGGCCCGCGGGGCGGCGGCCACGGGGATCGGTTCGATGCCCGGCGAGGACTTCGCCGAGGCGGTCCGCACGGTGTTCGGCGAGCTGCCCGACCTTCCCCACCTGCCCGAGCTCCCGGCTCGGGGGGTCACCGCAGCGATGCCCGGTCGGACCCTGGCCGTGGTGTCGGAGCTCGGCTTCGACCTGCAGCCTGCCGGGTGGCGGCTCACCGACGCGTCCGGTGTGGACCACCGGCGTGCTCGCTCGCTGCTCGCGCAGGACCTTGACACGCTGGAGGACCTCACCGAGGGGTACGTGGGGCCGTTGAAGCTCCAGCTGGCCGGCCCGTGGACCCTCGCCGCGACGGTGGAGCGACCTCGGGGTGACCGGGTGCTGGGCGATGTCGGTGCGCGCCGCGAGCTGGCCCAGGCACTCGCGCTGGGGATCGGCGAGCACGTCGCCGACGTACGCCGGCGGGTGCCGGGCGCTTCGGTGCTGGTGCAGCTCGACGAGCCCGCGCTGCCCGGGGTGCTGGCCGGGCAGGTGCCGACCTCCTCGGGCTTCCACCGGCACCGCGCGGTGGACACCCCGCGAGCCTCGGAGGCGCTGGAGTGGGCGTTCGCCGCTGTCGCCGAAGCCGGAGCCGAGTCGGTGGCGCACTGCTGTGCGGCCGACGTGCCGGTCGGTCTGCTGCGCGGGGCCGGCGCCGGCGCCGTCTCGGTGGACCTCGCCGTGCTCGCCGCCTCGGCCTACGACGACCTCGGCACCACGCTGGATGCGGGACAGCGGGTGCTGTTGGGGGTGCTGCCGGCGGTCGACCCGTCGGGCTCAACGGGTCGCTCGAGCGGTGCGGCCGCCGCGAGCGCAGCCGCCCGCGCGGTCGCCGACCGGGTGCTCCGGCTGCTGGACATGCTCGGCTTCGACCCGGACGCGGTCGCCGGGCGGCTGGTCCTCACTCCGGCCTGCGGACTGGCCGGCGCCTCCCCGTCGTACGCCCGCGACGCCCTGCGGTTGCTGCGGGAGGCGGCGCGACTCTTCCCAGGTTAA
- a CDS encoding cyclopropane-fatty-acyl-phospholipid synthase family protein produces MSSSTLEVTTRHPVSRQAWAGLGDVPSGARARLAGPVARLLVERTARRLGVTVGPEPAADLVLHRPDEFYARLGTDGLIGFGEGYLTGAWDAADLTGTLTTLCSSIDSLVPAWMQRMRAAYVARPPRTEHNSINHARDNIARHYDLSNALFRTFLDSTMSYSAALFDAAVHDRGDHLLAGAPNTDEPFEDAQARKIERILDQARVGPGSRVLEIGTGWGELAVRAAARGARVRTVTLSSSQQNTARRRVLAAGYADVVDVDLADYRTVTGSYDAIVSVEMIEAVGHEFWATYFKKIDDLLAPGGSVAIQAITMPHQRMLATRNTWTWINKYIFPGGFLPSVQAIEEVTRTHTTLQVTDRLSFGGHYAETLRRWDEAFLAAEERVADLGFDDVFRRMWHFYLCYSRAGFASGYLDVQQLTLSREGR; encoded by the coding sequence GTGAGCAGCTCCACCCTCGAGGTGACCACTAGACACCCGGTGAGCCGCCAGGCCTGGGCCGGGCTCGGCGACGTGCCATCCGGCGCCCGCGCCCGGCTCGCGGGCCCCGTGGCCCGGCTCCTCGTCGAGCGGACAGCCCGTCGACTGGGCGTCACCGTCGGGCCCGAGCCAGCGGCCGACCTCGTGCTGCACCGGCCCGACGAGTTCTACGCACGCCTGGGCACCGATGGGCTGATCGGCTTCGGCGAGGGCTACCTCACCGGTGCCTGGGACGCCGCCGACCTGACCGGCACGCTGACCACGCTGTGCTCCAGCATCGACTCACTGGTGCCTGCCTGGATGCAGCGGATGCGAGCGGCGTACGTCGCACGGCCGCCTCGCACGGAGCACAACAGCATCAACCACGCCCGCGACAACATCGCCCGTCACTACGACCTCTCGAACGCGCTGTTCCGGACCTTCCTCGACTCGACGATGAGCTACTCAGCGGCCCTCTTCGACGCCGCCGTGCACGATCGGGGCGACCATCTCCTGGCCGGCGCGCCGAACACCGACGAGCCGTTCGAGGACGCCCAGGCCCGCAAGATCGAGCGGATCCTGGACCAGGCCCGGGTGGGTCCGGGCTCCCGGGTCCTGGAGATCGGCACCGGGTGGGGCGAGCTCGCCGTCCGTGCGGCGGCCCGCGGGGCCCGAGTCCGCACCGTGACGTTGTCCAGCTCCCAGCAGAACACGGCCCGGCGTCGCGTCCTGGCAGCCGGGTACGCCGACGTGGTCGACGTCGACCTCGCCGACTACCGCACCGTCACCGGCAGCTATGACGCCATCGTCTCGGTCGAGATGATCGAGGCGGTCGGACACGAGTTCTGGGCGACGTACTTCAAGAAGATCGACGACCTCCTCGCCCCTGGCGGCTCGGTGGCGATCCAGGCGATCACGATGCCGCACCAGCGGATGCTGGCCACTCGCAACACCTGGACCTGGATCAACAAGTACATCTTCCCCGGTGGCTTCCTGCCCTCGGTGCAGGCCATCGAGGAGGTCACGCGCACGCACACCACACTGCAGGTCACCGACCGGTTGTCCTTCGGCGGGCACTACGCCGAGACGCTGCGGCGGTGGGACGAGGCGTTCCTGGCCGCCGAGGAGCGGGTCGCCGACCTGGGCTTCGACGACGTCTTCCGCCGGATGTGGCACTTCTACCTGTGCTACTCCCGGGCCGGCTTCGCCTCGGGCTACCTCGACGTGCAACAGCTCACCTTGAGCCGGGAGGGCAGATGA
- a CDS encoding FAD-dependent oxidoreductase, which produces MTVVPRVGARVAVIGSGVAGLSAAYAASVRHPVTLFEADDRLGGHADTHVVDDQGRELAVDTGFIVHNERTYPTLTRMFRELGVHTQEADMSLSVRSDTAHGGAGLEYAGARGPAGLFAQPRNLLRPAYLRMLTEVPRFHRMARRALDGTRAAHDTAAETLGEFLDRGRFSTYFRRHFAAPLVAAVWSCDPALALDYPAGYLFAFLHNHGMLSVSGSPQWRTVTGGSREYVARVADAVRDRGGEILVDTKVTSVLETEDGVEITDGNGVVRVFDQVVVATHPGQALAMLAEPTPAQSEVLAAMPYSRNLAQLHTDTALLPRSPRARASWNHLERPGYDGVTVTYDLTRLMRLPTSTRYLVTLGATDLVDQATVIATMDYEHPIYTPASVAAQGRASELATEQVAFAGAWLGWGFHEDGARSGVEAVARLGLGGDVPADAAAPGLYRTTITHTRRTPWTRRFTDRSWTWLVDLDDLPRRGGPAGPRLRSAPGLVRRFFLGSFEGRDHLGDPDRSIRANVETFLAGHGIDVSGGRILMAAQPRAFGYCFNPITVFWCRDRAGVPVATVVEVHNTYGDRHAYLIHPDAEGRARVDKQMYVSPFHDTDGHYDLVVPEPADRLEVAVRLITDDGVRFDASLRGRRHGEGRPGDALRAAPAAAVNAARIRRHGIALWLRRLPVRPRPPHQRQENVQ; this is translated from the coding sequence GTGACCGTCGTCCCCCGCGTCGGGGCACGGGTGGCGGTCATCGGCAGCGGGGTTGCCGGGCTGAGTGCGGCCTACGCCGCCTCGGTCCGGCACCCGGTCACCCTGTTCGAGGCCGACGATCGTCTCGGCGGCCACGCGGACACGCATGTCGTCGACGACCAAGGCCGTGAGCTGGCGGTCGACACCGGCTTCATCGTGCACAACGAGCGCACCTATCCCACCCTGACGAGGATGTTCCGCGAGCTCGGTGTCCACACCCAGGAGGCCGACATGTCGCTGTCGGTCCGCTCCGACACCGCGCACGGCGGCGCCGGTCTGGAGTACGCCGGTGCCCGCGGACCGGCCGGCCTGTTCGCCCAGCCGCGGAACCTGCTCCGACCGGCGTACCTGCGGATGCTCACCGAGGTCCCGCGCTTCCACCGGATGGCCCGCCGCGCGCTCGACGGCACCCGGGCGGCCCACGACACTGCCGCCGAGACGCTCGGGGAGTTCCTGGACCGCGGCCGCTTCTCGACCTACTTCCGTCGGCACTTCGCCGCACCGCTCGTCGCGGCGGTCTGGTCGTGCGACCCCGCGCTGGCCCTGGACTACCCGGCCGGCTACCTCTTCGCCTTCTTGCACAACCACGGCATGCTGTCGGTCTCCGGCTCACCGCAGTGGCGCACCGTCACGGGGGGCTCGCGGGAGTACGTCGCCCGGGTGGCCGACGCTGTCCGGGACCGCGGCGGCGAGATCCTGGTGGACACCAAGGTCACCTCGGTGCTCGAGACCGAGGACGGCGTCGAGATCACCGACGGCAACGGTGTGGTGCGGGTCTTCGACCAGGTGGTGGTCGCGACCCACCCCGGCCAGGCCCTGGCGATGCTGGCCGAGCCCACGCCCGCGCAGAGCGAGGTTCTGGCCGCGATGCCGTACTCGAGGAACCTCGCCCAACTGCACACCGACACCGCGCTGCTCCCCCGCTCGCCGCGCGCCCGTGCGTCGTGGAACCATCTCGAGCGGCCCGGGTACGACGGGGTCACCGTGACCTACGACCTGACCCGGCTGATGCGGCTGCCTACGTCGACCCGCTACCTGGTCACGCTGGGCGCTACGGACCTCGTCGACCAGGCCACGGTGATCGCGACGATGGACTACGAGCACCCGATCTACACACCGGCGTCCGTGGCCGCCCAGGGCCGAGCATCCGAGCTGGCCACCGAGCAGGTCGCCTTCGCCGGGGCCTGGCTGGGCTGGGGGTTCCACGAGGACGGCGCTCGCTCCGGGGTCGAGGCAGTCGCTCGCCTCGGCCTCGGCGGCGACGTCCCCGCGGACGCCGCAGCACCCGGCCTCTACCGCACCACCATCACGCACACCCGTCGTACGCCGTGGACGCGGCGGTTCACCGATCGGTCGTGGACCTGGCTGGTGGATCTCGACGACCTGCCCCGCCGCGGCGGTCCCGCGGGTCCGCGGCTGCGCTCCGCTCCGGGCCTCGTGCGGCGCTTCTTCCTCGGCAGCTTCGAGGGCCGCGACCACCTCGGCGATCCCGACCGGAGCATCCGCGCCAACGTCGAGACGTTCCTGGCCGGGCATGGCATCGACGTGTCCGGCGGCAGGATCCTGATGGCGGCGCAGCCACGCGCCTTCGGCTACTGCTTCAACCCCATCACGGTGTTCTGGTGCCGTGACCGAGCCGGCGTGCCGGTCGCCACCGTGGTCGAGGTGCACAACACCTACGGCGACCGGCACGCCTACCTGATCCATCCGGACGCCGAGGGACGTGCACGCGTCGACAAGCAGATGTACGTCTCGCCGTTCCACGACACCGACGGTCACTACGACCTGGTCGTCCCCGAGCCGGCGGACCGTCTCGAGGTCGCGGTCCGACTCATCACCGACGACGGTGTGCGCTTCGACGCCAGCCTGCGCGGCCGACGTCACGGCGAGGGCCGTCCCGGCGATGCTCTGCGCGCCGCGCCCGCAGCCGCCGTGAACGCGGCGCGCATCCGGCGGCACGGCATCGCGCTGTGGCTGCGGCGGCTGCCGGTCCGGCCACGACCGCCCCATCAGCGACAGGAGAACGTGCAGTGA